From one [Ruminococcus] lactaris ATCC 29176 genomic stretch:
- a CDS encoding manganese catalase family protein, with product MWNYEKRLQYPVRITQTNPRLAQVIISQFGGPDGELGASMRYLSQRYTMPYKEVTGILTDIGTEELAHLEIVCAIVHQLTRNLSPEEIEHSGFAPYYVDHTLALWPQSAGGVPWSATTFQSKGDPITDLHEDLSAEQKARTTYDNILRLIKDPEVCDPIRFLREREIVHYQRFGESLRIVQEKLDSKNFYAVNPEFDR from the coding sequence ATGTGGAATTATGAAAAAAGATTACAGTACCCTGTCAGGATTACACAGACTAATCCCCGTCTTGCACAGGTTATTATCAGCCAGTTTGGCGGTCCTGACGGGGAACTGGGTGCATCTATGCGGTATTTATCCCAAAGGTATACCATGCCATATAAAGAAGTTACCGGAATACTGACCGATATTGGAACAGAAGAGCTTGCCCACCTTGAGATCGTCTGTGCGATTGTCCACCAGTTGACCCGCAATCTTTCCCCTGAGGAGATCGAACATTCCGGATTTGCTCCCTATTATGTGGATCACACTCTTGCTCTCTGGCCACAGTCTGCAGGAGGTGTCCCCTGGAGTGCAACAACATTTCAGTCAAAAGGGGATCCGATCACCGATCTCCATGAAGATCTCAGTGCTGAACAGAAAGCACGCACTACCTATGATAATATTCTCCGGCTGATCAAAGATCCTGAAGTCTGTGATCCGATCCGTTTCTTAAGGGAACGGGAGATCGTACATTACCAGAGATTCGGTGAAAGTCTCCGCATTGTTCAGGAAAAACTGGACAGTAAGAATTTTTATGCTGTCAATCCTGAATTTGACCGGTAA
- a CDS encoding spore coat associated protein CotJA — translation MPIYQNQINQHRSCQSGHSCNCRRPVPEPCSHPVSQKIQPVPAKPDCGCGIKDPLEDLPIAMAYVPWQRWRDLYDSNKGFHRGTIFRDLDKSFCGKGGVCQ, via the coding sequence TTGCCAATTTATCAGAATCAAATAAACCAGCACCGTTCCTGTCAGTCCGGACATAGCTGCAACTGCCGCCGTCCTGTCCCGGAACCCTGCAGCCATCCTGTCAGTCAGAAAATCCAGCCTGTACCGGCAAAACCTGACTGTGGCTGCGGTATAAAAGATCCTCTGGAAGATCTTCCGATTGCAATGGCTTATGTTCCATGGCAGCGTTGGAGAGATCTTTACGATTCCAACAAAGGATTCCACCGTGGCACGATTTTCCGGGACCTTGATAAGTCATTTTGTGGAAAAGGAGGCGTATGTCAGTGA
- a CDS encoding cohesin domain-containing protein, with the protein MKMMKKAAAMILSVCLTVPMFGTIVSAAQGQLMFSDPETKVGETVDVSLVVKTGGDAIGDADITMSYDTSALEFVSGDGVQADGSGNLTYSGSGTGSENELRTTLQFKALKAGDTTISVQSSKAYLYNDETLTLAEGSSAVKVAAGDDGSTEITTTAAEGGTPVAGETTNITVSVNGTDYLFSEAFTAADLPEGYTETKLTFNGEERKFAKNGAGVCIGYLVDSAGTGKFFLYNEEDATFLPYTEIQISDSTSIILLSDTGDVSLPSSYQQGELTVGDQSYPYWADPENDRYDLMYALNTRTGEKGFYQYDSSDGTYQAVETPTEQVKEKTNESALSKIGNFIADHTLFVLIAAGAFVLILLILMIIFAIKLVHRNQELDDLYDEYDIPFEEEEEKPAKKKKNRKAEKEPDDEYEDEYDDEYDDEYEDEYDDEYEDEDDDEYEDEDDDEYDDEYDDEYEDEYDDEYDEYDDSEIEEDEKADPLKGDTRNFKRPRRGRKNPEYDVDFVDL; encoded by the coding sequence ATGAAGATGATGAAAAAAGCAGCAGCGATGATTTTATCGGTCTGCCTTACAGTACCAATGTTTGGCACGATTGTCAGTGCTGCACAGGGACAACTGATGTTCTCAGACCCGGAGACAAAGGTAGGAGAAACGGTAGATGTAAGCCTGGTTGTAAAGACCGGAGGAGATGCGATCGGAGATGCAGATATCACAATGAGCTATGATACATCTGCTCTTGAATTTGTCAGTGGTGATGGTGTTCAGGCAGATGGCTCAGGGAATCTGACTTACTCAGGCAGTGGAACAGGTTCTGAGAATGAACTGCGTACGACACTTCAGTTTAAAGCACTGAAAGCCGGAGATACAACGATCAGTGTTCAAAGCTCCAAAGCGTATCTTTACAATGACGAGACACTGACACTGGCAGAAGGTTCTTCCGCAGTAAAAGTAGCAGCAGGCGATGATGGCAGTACAGAGATTACGACAACTGCGGCAGAGGGAGGGACTCCCGTTGCCGGAGAGACAACCAATATCACAGTTTCAGTAAACGGGACAGATTATCTCTTCTCAGAGGCATTTACTGCAGCAGATCTTCCGGAGGGATATACAGAAACAAAGCTTACATTCAATGGTGAAGAAAGAAAATTTGCGAAGAATGGTGCAGGTGTATGTATCGGATATCTTGTAGATTCTGCGGGAACAGGAAAGTTTTTCCTTTATAATGAAGAGGATGCTACATTTTTACCGTATACGGAGATTCAGATTTCAGACAGTACCTCGATCATTCTTCTGAGTGATACAGGAGATGTATCGCTTCCGTCTTCTTATCAGCAGGGAGAACTGACAGTTGGAGACCAGAGTTATCCTTACTGGGCTGATCCGGAGAATGACCGGTATGATCTGATGTATGCTTTAAATACAAGAACCGGAGAAAAAGGATTTTATCAGTATGATTCATCAGATGGAACTTATCAGGCGGTTGAGACACCGACAGAGCAGGTAAAAGAGAAGACGAATGAGTCAGCTCTTTCTAAAATAGGAAATTTTATCGCAGATCATACTTTATTTGTCCTGATCGCAGCAGGAGCATTTGTTCTGATTCTTCTGATCCTCATGATCATTTTTGCAATCAAGCTTGTTCACAGAAATCAGGAACTGGATGATCTTTATGATGAGTACGATATCCCGTTTGAAGAGGAAGAAGAAAAGCCGGCAAAGAAGAAAAAAAACCGCAAGGCAGAGAAAGAGCCGGACGATGAGTATGAAGACGAGTATGACGATGAATACGACGATGAGTACGAAGACGAGTACGACGATGAATATGAAGACGAAGACGATGATGAGTATGAAGACGAAGACGATGATGAGTATGACGATGAATACGACGATGAGTATGAAGACGAGTATGACGATGAATACGACGAATATGATGACAGCGAGATAGAAGAAGATGAGAAGGCAGATCCTTTAAAAGGAGATACAAGAAATTTTAAGAGACCACGAAGAGGCAGAAAAAACCCGGAATATGATGTGGATTTTGTAGATCTGTAA
- a CDS encoding glycosyltransferase, with protein MKDKLSKVKNLVKKYGLTGTIKKMTGYIYSNYIVRISMKEKIYVALNKKEIRKRLKRMLEREDYDRIVVWRSSFGWDVPLYQRPQHIFTNFAKQRTLVLYEVTRFTDDVKRIKRQSENLYLVNFMNKAFANYIFEAIEQQEKPRYVQFYSTDWTLTKGQIEEYERRGYKVVYEYIDDLNPHLAGTDELPVNVREKYEKTMKEKDSIVVVTADALQRDVLSKRGDSHLVFSCNGVDYNHFHNEIDPDFKFEKEFAEILEKGQPMIGYYGALAKWFDYQLVKELAETGKYQIVLFGIKYDDSYEKAGLDRQENVHFLGSRDYHVLQNYAAKMDVLTIPFLINEITKATSPVKLFEYMALNKPIVTTDMDECRKYQSVLIGHDHKEFEAKLDEALGKRSDKAYIELLDREALENTWEEKAKAIIEEMKHCEEADGNR; from the coding sequence ATGAAAGATAAGCTGAGCAAAGTGAAAAATCTTGTAAAAAAATATGGACTGACCGGAACAATAAAAAAAATGACCGGATATATTTATTCCAATTATATTGTGCGGATTTCGATGAAAGAGAAAATCTATGTGGCATTGAATAAAAAGGAGATCCGAAAGCGATTGAAGCGGATGCTGGAGAGAGAAGACTACGACCGCATTGTGGTATGGAGAAGTTCTTTTGGATGGGATGTGCCTCTGTATCAGAGACCGCAGCATATTTTTACTAACTTTGCAAAGCAGAGAACCCTGGTGCTGTATGAAGTGACAAGATTTACAGATGATGTAAAAAGGATCAAAAGACAGTCAGAAAATCTTTACCTTGTCAATTTTATGAATAAGGCATTTGCTAACTATATTTTTGAAGCCATTGAGCAGCAGGAAAAACCAAGATATGTTCAGTTCTATTCAACAGACTGGACACTGACCAAAGGGCAGATCGAGGAGTATGAGCGACGTGGATATAAGGTTGTATATGAATATATTGATGATCTGAATCCTCACCTTGCCGGAACGGATGAATTGCCGGTCAATGTCAGGGAAAAGTACGAGAAGACCATGAAGGAGAAAGACTCGATCGTGGTTGTAACAGCAGATGCACTGCAAAGGGATGTCCTGTCAAAAAGAGGGGATTCTCATCTGGTGTTTTCTTGTAACGGTGTGGATTATAACCATTTCCATAATGAAATTGATCCGGACTTTAAGTTTGAAAAAGAATTTGCAGAGATTCTTGAAAAGGGACAGCCGATGATCGGATATTACGGGGCATTGGCAAAGTGGTTTGATTATCAGCTTGTTAAAGAACTTGCAGAGACGGGAAAGTATCAGATCGTACTGTTTGGAATTAAATATGATGATTCTTATGAAAAGGCGGGGCTTGACAGACAGGAGAATGTCCATTTCCTGGGTTCAAGGGATTATCATGTATTGCAGAATTATGCTGCAAAGATGGATGTACTGACCATCCCGTTTTTGATCAATGAGATCACAAAAGCAACCTCTCCGGTCAAATTGTTTGAATATATGGCATTGAATAAGCCGATCGTCACGACTGACATGGATGAGTGCAGAAAGTATCAGTCAGTCCTGATCGGGCATGACCATAAGGAATTTGAAGCAAAACTGGATGAGGCATTGGGAAAAAGGTCAGATAAAGCGTATATAGAACTGTTAGACAGGGAAGCATTGGAGAATACATGGGAAGAAAAGGCAAAAGCAATCATAGAAGAAATGAAGCACTGCGAAGAAGCAGACGGGAACCGGTAA
- a CDS encoding spore coat protein CotJB: MSVTCQKMNRRELLNYINEISFAVDDTKLFLDTHPWDQNALLFFNECSRKRNEALREYASAYGPLTIDTATACESDYWSWINEPWPWQEGGC; this comes from the coding sequence ATGTCAGTGACCTGTCAGAAAATGAATCGCAGAGAACTTTTAAATTATATCAATGAGATCAGCTTTGCCGTAGATGACACAAAATTATTTCTGGATACACATCCATGGGATCAGAATGCACTCCTCTTTTTTAATGAATGCAGCCGAAAGCGGAATGAAGCATTACGGGAATATGCTTCTGCCTATGGTCCGCTTACGATCGATACTGCAACTGCCTGTGAGTCTGATTACTGGTCCTGGATCAATGAGCCATGGCCATGGCAGGAAGGAGGCTGCTGA
- a CDS encoding S1C family serine protease, protein MDNQYSYYNPNETEGNTSNGTTFYNNGQGDDGKTPKKKKEHKKMPKAVAVTGLALMFGVVSSATFLTTNYVGTKVLKLGTTQKSTSTTSTSAVTSNASLTKTSSVVTSDVSSVVENVMPSIVSITNMSVQEVQNYFGGTSKQESESAGTGIIISQNDSELLVVTNNHVVAGSDTLTVTFADGNSVEANIKGTDSEYDVAVVAVPLDSISEDTKKAISVATLGDSTELKVGEPAIAIGNALGYGQSVTTGVISALNRSVSETDQTTGETTESSVKLIQTDAAINPGNSGGALVNASGEVIGINSSKLVGDSVEGVGYAIPISDVSDLIENLMNQETKTKVAEADQGAIGIKGMSVSTEYSQQLNMPEGVYVSEVTKGGGAEKAGMTRGCIITGINGTTVSSMDDLQEQLQYYAKGDEVELTIQVPQSNGEYQEQSVNVTLGAKQTSK, encoded by the coding sequence ATGGATAATCAGTATAGTTATTATAATCCAAATGAGACAGAAGGAAATACATCAAACGGTACGACATTTTATAATAATGGACAGGGTGATGATGGAAAGACACCAAAAAAGAAAAAGGAGCATAAAAAAATGCCGAAGGCTGTTGCGGTAACAGGACTGGCACTGATGTTCGGAGTTGTATCAAGTGCTACATTCCTTACTACTAATTATGTGGGAACGAAAGTACTGAAGCTCGGAACAACGCAGAAAAGTACCAGTACTACATCGACCAGTGCAGTTACCAGTAATGCATCACTGACGAAGACATCCAGTGTGGTCACATCAGATGTATCCAGTGTGGTGGAAAATGTAATGCCATCCATCGTTTCTATTACGAATATGAGTGTGCAGGAGGTTCAGAACTATTTCGGAGGAACTTCCAAGCAGGAAAGTGAAAGTGCCGGTACAGGAATCATCATTTCACAGAATGATTCAGAACTTCTGGTTGTGACAAATAACCATGTGGTTGCCGGAAGTGATACACTGACAGTTACCTTTGCAGATGGCAACAGTGTTGAAGCAAATATTAAAGGAACGGATTCAGAATATGATGTTGCTGTGGTTGCAGTTCCGCTGGATTCTATTTCTGAAGATACGAAGAAGGCTATCTCAGTTGCAACGCTTGGTGATTCTACAGAGCTGAAAGTGGGAGAACCGGCGATCGCGATCGGAAATGCACTTGGATATGGACAGTCAGTTACAACAGGAGTCATCAGTGCTTTGAACCGTTCTGTATCAGAGACAGACCAGACAACCGGAGAAACGACAGAGAGCAGTGTGAAACTGATTCAGACAGATGCAGCGATCAATCCTGGAAATAGTGGCGGAGCTCTTGTCAATGCCAGTGGTGAAGTAATTGGAATTAATTCATCCAAGCTGGTAGGAGATTCTGTTGAGGGTGTTGGATATGCGATCCCGATCAGTGATGTATCAGATCTGATCGAGAACCTGATGAATCAGGAGACAAAGACCAAAGTTGCCGAAGCAGATCAGGGAGCAATCGGAATCAAGGGAATGAGCGTTTCTACAGAGTATTCCCAGCAGTTGAATATGCCAGAAGGTGTATATGTATCAGAAGTTACTAAAGGTGGCGGAGCAGAAAAAGCAGGCATGACAAGGGGATGCATCATTACAGGAATCAACGGAACAACGGTTTCAAGCATGGATGATCTTCAGGAACAACTGCAGTATTATGCAAAAGGTGATGAAGTAGAGCTTACGATCCAGGTACCACAGAGCAATGGAGAGTATCAGGAGCAGAGTGTGAATGTTACTTTAGGAGCAAAGCAGACAAGTAAATAA
- a CDS encoding LCP family protein — protein sequence MGREVRRRGRRRAAAAKEKNKNWFMKLKMWQRVLLCTVGVLICTFSAAAIYVAAKWGKIQTQDIEAKDLIINEEVQEKNGEINLGKGYTNIALFGVDSRDGNLGKGNRTDCIIVASLNNETKEVKMISVYRDTLLDLSDGTLQKCNAAYSYGGPTQAVNMLNLNLDLDIQKYVTVDFGAIADAIDLLGGVEIEIKEEEIQYLNKFVQETADSAGKEAHRVETAGLQLLDGVQATTYARIRSTAGGDFTRTERQRLVIEKIVEKAKNADLMTLNAIIDKVFPQVATNFTLSDILYYAQAYTEYQLSGNMGFPQDKSTDTISGLGSIVIPEDLTSNVSALHQFLYGVNDYSPSSKVNSISEKIAARVGTGGNAQDSGNSSGKSDSSSTGGTQDRTYNEPQPSAPDDYEPTVPDQPSDNGNSGTDPGTDSGTGDGNPGADTGETDPGDSSGDSSGTGENGGQL from the coding sequence ATGGGCAGAGAAGTGAGAAGACGCGGTAGAAGGCGTGCAGCGGCAGCGAAAGAAAAAAATAAGAACTGGTTTATGAAGTTGAAAATGTGGCAGCGGGTCCTGCTCTGCACCGTAGGGGTGCTGATCTGTACTTTTTCTGCGGCAGCAATTTATGTCGCAGCAAAGTGGGGAAAGATCCAGACGCAGGATATTGAGGCAAAGGATCTGATTATCAATGAGGAAGTTCAGGAGAAGAACGGGGAGATCAATCTGGGAAAAGGTTATACCAATATCGCCCTCTTTGGTGTGGATTCCCGTGATGGAAATCTTGGAAAGGGAAACCGCACGGACTGTATTATTGTAGCCAGTCTGAATAATGAGACGAAGGAAGTAAAGATGATATCAGTTTACCGGGATACACTGCTGGATCTTTCTGACGGAACTCTTCAGAAATGTAATGCTGCTTACAGTTATGGAGGACCAACGCAGGCTGTCAATATGCTGAATTTGAATCTAGATCTTGATATCCAGAAATATGTGACCGTAGATTTCGGTGCCATTGCAGATGCGATTGATCTGCTGGGCGGAGTGGAGATCGAGATCAAAGAGGAAGAGATCCAGTATCTCAACAAGTTTGTTCAGGAAACTGCAGACTCTGCAGGAAAAGAGGCACACCGGGTAGAAACTGCAGGACTTCAGTTATTAGACGGAGTTCAGGCAACGACTTATGCAAGAATCCGGTCGACAGCCGGTGGTGACTTTACAAGAACAGAGCGACAGCGTCTGGTTATTGAAAAAATCGTAGAAAAGGCAAAAAATGCGGATCTTATGACTTTGAATGCGATCATCGACAAGGTATTTCCACAGGTTGCAACCAATTTTACACTTTCTGATATCCTTTATTATGCCCAGGCTTATACGGAGTATCAATTATCCGGTAATATGGGATTCCCACAGGATAAATCGACTGATACGATATCAGGACTTGGAAGTATTGTAATCCCGGAAGATCTGACATCGAATGTATCTGCACTTCATCAATTTCTATATGGGGTAAATGATTACAGTCCGTCTTCTAAAGTGAACAGTATCAGTGAAAAAATTGCTGCGAGGGTCGGCACAGGTGGAAATGCACAGGATTCAGGAAATTCATCGGGAAAAAGTGATTCATCATCCACGGGAGGGACGCAGGATCGGACCTATAATGAACCACAGCCATCGGCTCCTGATGACTATGAGCCGACAGTACCGGATCAGCCGTCAGATAATGGAAATAGTGGAACTGATCCCGGAACAGACAGTGGAACCGGTGATGGAAATCCGGGAGCAGATACCGGTGAAACCGATCCGGGAGACAGCAGTGGAGACAGCAGTGGAACTGGTGAAAATGGTGGACAATTATAG
- the asnB gene encoding asparagine synthase (glutamine-hydrolyzing) — translation MCGFAGFVGSVDDREQVLVNMMNTIIHRGPDSEGKYVDEDAALGFRRLSIIDLSSVGDQPLYNEDKSMVLVFNGEIYNYQELKKELQDAGHTFVSNTDSETLIHGYEEWGESLVERLRGMYAFAIWDTRKKKLFVARDIFGIKPLYYAQMNGTLMFASEIKAFMEHPKFDKVFNEDALGNYLSFQFVPTNETFFKGVFCLQPGHYFTYENGELNITRYFEPNFTGDTEKSFEEIVDDVEAVMKESVAMHKISDVEVASYLSSGVDSSYLTYLGQVDRTFTVGFDEGKYSEIQDAKEFAASINMKNDAKVITPEEYWDRLSDIQYYMDEPVADPAAIALYFLSEEASKKVKVVLSGEGSDELFGGYNIYCEPLEHTSFNKIPMPIRRFLGAFAERCLPRGMKGRGFLMRHGKTLEERYFANATNIFTEREANKILKNGCKPGIQKITKPLYDRVKGKDPVTKMQYVDLHLWLVHDILMKGDKMGMANSLEVRVPFLDKKVLELAETLPLDYKVRAPQTKVALRAAAERNIRSKTAEKKKLGFPIPIRVWLKEDRYYSRVKEMFQTDAAKKFFDTKLLIKMLDDHKAGKNSNEKTDNSRKIWTVYIFLVWYDRYFGHGKPVHPAMHTR, via the coding sequence ATGTGTGGATTTGCAGGATTTGTCGGAAGTGTTGATGACAGAGAACAGGTACTTGTTAATATGATGAATACCATCATACACCGTGGGCCGGACAGCGAGGGAAAATATGTGGATGAGGATGCTGCACTTGGATTCAGACGTCTGAGTATCATCGATCTTTCCTCAGTAGGAGATCAGCCTCTTTATAATGAAGACAAAAGCATGGTTCTTGTATTTAATGGAGAGATTTATAATTATCAGGAGCTGAAGAAAGAGCTTCAGGATGCGGGACATACTTTTGTATCCAATACAGATTCTGAGACATTGATCCACGGCTATGAAGAGTGGGGCGAAAGTCTGGTGGAAAGACTGCGTGGGATGTATGCCTTTGCCATTTGGGATACCAGGAAAAAGAAATTATTTGTGGCAAGGGATATTTTCGGAATCAAACCGCTGTATTATGCACAGATGAATGGAACGCTGATGTTTGCATCAGAGATCAAGGCATTTATGGAGCATCCGAAATTTGACAAGGTATTTAATGAGGATGCACTTGGAAATTATCTTTCTTTCCAGTTTGTCCCTACAAATGAGACTTTTTTCAAAGGGGTGTTCTGTCTACAGCCGGGACATTATTTTACTTATGAGAATGGTGAACTGAACATTACCCGTTATTTTGAACCGAATTTTACAGGGGATACAGAAAAATCTTTTGAAGAGATCGTGGATGATGTGGAAGCGGTTATGAAAGAATCGGTTGCCATGCATAAGATCAGTGATGTAGAGGTTGCCTCCTATCTGTCGAGCGGAGTAGATTCCAGTTATCTGACTTATCTGGGACAGGTGGATCGTACTTTTACAGTAGGATTTGATGAAGGAAAATACAGTGAGATCCAGGATGCAAAGGAATTTGCCGCAAGCATTAATATGAAGAATGATGCAAAAGTGATCACACCGGAAGAGTACTGGGACAGACTGTCTGATATTCAGTACTATATGGATGAGCCGGTGGCTGATCCGGCAGCGATTGCACTGTACTTTTTAAGTGAAGAGGCATCCAAAAAAGTAAAGGTTGTTCTTTCAGGAGAGGGATCGGACGAACTGTTTGGAGGGTATAATATTTACTGTGAGCCATTGGAGCATACGTCTTTTAATAAGATCCCAATGCCGATCCGTCGGTTCCTTGGAGCATTTGCAGAACGCTGCCTGCCTCGTGGAATGAAAGGAAGAGGTTTCCTGATGCGTCATGGCAAGACACTGGAAGAAAGATATTTTGCCAATGCAACGAATATTTTTACAGAGCGTGAAGCGAATAAGATCCTGAAAAACGGCTGTAAACCGGGCATTCAGAAGATCACGAAGCCTTTATATGACAGAGTGAAAGGAAAGGATCCGGTCACAAAGATGCAGTATGTAGATCTTCATTTATGGCTGGTACATGATATCCTCATGAAGGGAGATAAGATGGGAATGGCAAATTCCCTGGAAGTAAGAGTTCCGTTCCTTGATAAGAAGGTGCTGGAACTTGCAGAGACATTGCCGTTGGACTATAAGGTTCGTGCTCCGCAGACAAAAGTAGCTTTAAGAGCGGCAGCAGAAAGAAATATCCGTAGCAAGACTGCCGAAAAGAAGAAACTCGGATTCCCGATTCCGATCCGTGTATGGCTGAAAGAAGATCGTTATTATTCACGGGTAAAAGAGATGTTTCAGACGGATGCTGCAAAGAAATTTTTTGATACAAAGTTACTGATTAAAATGCTGGATGATCATAAGGCAGGAAAGAACAGCAATGAAAAGACCGATAACAGCCGTAAGATCTGGACAGTTTACATTTTCCTTGTATGGTATGACAGATATTTCGGACATGGTAAGCCGGTACATCCTGCCATGCATACAAGATAG
- a CDS encoding immunoglobulin-like domain-containing protein — translation MGRKGKSNHRRNEALRRSRREPVSRQPHMQTSGRRQRHRRRSRRLRRRRRLFGIVVVLILAAGMAGIFLWKRSHTAGSPPTSENKGGSKDTKKKDAQSGTSDYTIELQGDSEVTVRLGDPYEDAGAVVKDRQGNRTDISVSLEEYDLNTAGEHQLVYKATDPKGKEISAQRTVTVTPNKEYGAKGLPICMYHYVYDANSVPENLNSNYIEVGTLEEELKYLHENDYYFPTWKEVREYLDGERILPDKSIVLSFDDGPLYIELAIPLFEKYQTPATSFVITSYYNDKSMLDPYRNNQYLTLESHTDNMHRGGGTYGHGGIFPALSKEEALADLKKSIEYCGNGDALAYPFGDYTAECEQTVEEAGFLCAVTTEPGKCYPGDDPYALTRVRMLGSQSLDQFISEIN, via the coding sequence ATGGGAAGAAAAGGCAAAAGCAATCATAGAAGAAATGAAGCACTGCGAAGAAGCAGACGGGAACCGGTAAGTAGACAGCCGCATATGCAGACTTCAGGCAGAAGGCAGAGACATCGAAGAAGATCCAGAAGACTTCGGCGGAGAAGAAGGCTTTTTGGAATTGTTGTGGTACTGATCCTGGCAGCGGGGATGGCAGGAATTTTTCTGTGGAAAAGAAGTCATACTGCGGGAAGTCCCCCGACATCTGAAAATAAGGGGGGATCAAAGGATACAAAAAAGAAAGATGCTCAGAGCGGGACATCCGATTATACGATAGAACTTCAGGGTGACAGTGAAGTGACTGTCAGGCTTGGAGATCCGTATGAGGATGCCGGTGCAGTTGTGAAAGACCGGCAGGGGAATAGAACAGATATCAGCGTCAGTCTGGAGGAATATGATCTGAATACGGCAGGAGAACACCAGTTGGTTTATAAAGCCACCGATCCCAAAGGAAAAGAAATCTCAGCACAGAGAACCGTTACGGTGACTCCGAATAAAGAATATGGAGCAAAAGGTCTTCCGATTTGTATGTATCATTATGTATATGATGCTAACAGTGTCCCGGAGAATCTGAACTCCAATTATATAGAAGTGGGAACACTGGAAGAAGAATTGAAATATCTGCATGAGAATGACTATTATTTTCCGACCTGGAAAGAAGTGAGGGAATATCTGGACGGAGAGAGAATCCTTCCGGATAAAAGCATTGTACTTTCTTTTGATGATGGTCCGCTGTATATAGAACTGGCAATCCCTTTATTTGAAAAGTATCAGACACCTGCAACTTCTTTCGTGATCACCAGTTATTATAATGATAAAAGCATGTTGGATCCTTACCGAAATAATCAGTATCTGACACTGGAGTCGCATACAGATAATATGCACCGTGGTGGTGGAACTTACGGACACGGAGGTATTTTCCCGGCTTTATCGAAAGAAGAAGCCCTGGCAGATCTGAAGAAATCCATTGAGTATTGTGGAAATGGAGATGCACTTGCATATCCGTTCGGGGATTATACGGCAGAGTGTGAACAGACGGTGGAAGAGGCTGGATTTTTATGTGCAGTTACGACAGAACCGGGCAAATGTTATCCGGGAGATGATCCCTATGCTCTGACGAGAGTACGAATGTTAGGAAGTCAGTCATTAGATCAGTTTATTTCAGAGATCAACTAA